A window from Telopea speciosissima isolate NSW1024214 ecotype Mountain lineage chromosome 8, Tspe_v1, whole genome shotgun sequence encodes these proteins:
- the LOC122672169 gene encoding 60S ribosomal protein L37-1-like, translating to MGKGKGSFGKRRNKTHTLCVRCGRRSFHLQKSRCASCGYPSARIRIYNWSVKAIRRKTTGTGRMRYLRHMARRFKSNFREGTQVVPRRNGAAK from the exons ATG ggtaaaggaaaaggaagctTTGGTAAGAGGAGGAACAAGACTCACACGCTTTGTGTGAGATGTGGACGCCGCAGCTTTCATCTTCAGAAGAGCAGATGCGCTTCTTGCGGTTACCCTTCAGCCCGTATTAGGATAT ATAACTGGAGCGTGAAGGCCATTAGAAGGAAGACGACCGGAACTGGTCGGATGAGGTACCTCCGACATATGGCCCGTAGATTCAAAAGTAATTTCAGAGAAG GTACTCAAGTAGTTCCGAGAAGGAATGGAGCTGCCAAATAA